From one Dermacentor silvarum isolate Dsil-2018 chromosome 3, BIME_Dsil_1.4, whole genome shotgun sequence genomic stretch:
- the LOC119446176 gene encoding YEATS domain-containing protein 4: MAVAMPGIVPEIVQEPGGRVKGLTIVKPIVYGNVARYFGKKREEDGHTHQWTVYLKPYKNEDMSTYVKKVHFKLHESYPNQNRVVTKPPYEVTETGWGEFEIVIKIYFMDTTERPVTVYHILKLFQSETNIMLGKKQLVTESYDELIFSEPTMMMQQLLTSTRPLTVGPYKHEFDFEEKKEKTLHAILQAKNKIRLEVADLKERLKVARETIDKYKSEISKLESQADVDPGGTTAPGAAS, encoded by the exons ATGGCCGTCGCCATGCCAGGCATAGTTCCAGAAATAGTTCAAGAACCAGGTGGAAGAGTAAAG GGATTGACGATTGTCAAGCCCATTGTGTATGGTAATGTTGCCCGTTACTTTGGGAAGAAACGAGAGGAAGATGGCCACACACATCAATGGACTGTTTACCTGAAGCCATACAAGAATGAG GACATGTCCACTTATGTAAAGAAGGTACACTTCAAGCTCCATGAAAGCTATCCAAATCAGAACAGGG TGGTGACGAAACCGCCATATGAAGTGACAGAAACCGGCTGGGGTGAATTCGAAATTGTCATCAAAATATACTTTATGGATACCACAGAGAGACCG GTGACGGTCTACCACATCTTGAAGCTCTTCCAGAGTGAAACCAACATTATGCTTGGGAAGAAGCAACTTGTGACAGAATCATACGATGAGCTG ATATTTTCTGAGCCCACAATGATGATGCAGCAGCTGCTAACAAGCACGAGGCCACTTACGGTGGGCCCATACAAACATGAATTTGACT TCGAAGAGAAGAAGGAGAAGACGCTGCACGCCATCCTCCAAGCAAAGAACAAGAtccggcttgaagtggcagacctcAAGGAACGCCTCAAAGTGGCTAGGGAGACCATCGACAAGTACAAGTCTGAGATCAGCAAGTTGGAGTCACAAGCTGACGTAGATCCTGGTGGAACGACAGCCCCTGGTGCTGCATCCTGA